Proteins found in one Alteromonas macleodii genomic segment:
- a CDS encoding methyl-accepting chemotaxis protein, whose product MQLKRLLFIALISALIVPVVITTAVFATSILSFLTNKVETSDLPTALEEVKNAVELDLQSTILPSRSLANNMYIKRWMQNGEPSEGVNVLTSHLAEIKRESNAISAYVVSGNSNNYYTHDGIDRQITPQGDTWFQTFINSSQPFEIAIDIDKSNGVASAFINYAIKIEGERVALAGVGLSLDAMSKLIASYKVAESGIVYLVDDAGNIALHPDMSKRGEKLNASAFVNNPSELEVSGNDVTRLAVKLNSLDWYLVTEVPTDELYGAINTAVLTNILIALVIIALGLVGMRFLSNKIFAPIDTITAAVTSLNERDGDLTARLNINEDNEVGALSAQIDLFLEKLHAMFLQVSDSAQHVKGIAAQVYEQIELSQSYSSRQTDSTNSVAAAIEEMDLTVREISNSAQGASEVANTTEENVSASANTIDKAMQNMSELSGVMTKSVNSVNELSSSINSISSILDEIRGISEQTNLLALNAAIEAARAGEQGRGFAVVADEVRNLASRTNESTTEISQLMDELNKRTSDTVADILRGNESTQATSEFLSTCVQALSNISAEVSKLTEANTHVASATREQSAATGEISENISVISQTAEETSRSMERSYSLVNELDDEAKALDKTISRFTL is encoded by the coding sequence GCAATTAAAGCGTCTGCTTTTCATTGCGTTAATTTCCGCGCTTATTGTACCTGTGGTTATTACCACGGCCGTATTTGCAACGTCTATTTTAAGCTTTCTTACTAATAAGGTAGAGACATCAGACCTACCTACCGCCCTTGAAGAGGTTAAGAATGCTGTTGAATTAGATTTGCAGAGTACAATACTCCCAAGCCGTTCATTGGCTAACAATATGTACATAAAGCGTTGGATGCAAAATGGTGAGCCTTCAGAAGGCGTCAACGTACTTACTAGCCACCTTGCTGAAATAAAGCGAGAAAGTAATGCTATTAGTGCTTATGTTGTGTCGGGAAACTCTAATAATTACTATACCCATGATGGTATAGATCGCCAGATCACACCTCAAGGCGACACGTGGTTTCAAACCTTTATTAATAGTAGCCAGCCTTTTGAAATAGCTATCGATATCGACAAATCGAACGGTGTTGCTTCGGCGTTTATTAATTATGCGATAAAAATTGAAGGTGAGCGCGTAGCGCTGGCCGGCGTGGGTTTATCGTTAGATGCCATGTCTAAGCTGATAGCCTCATATAAAGTTGCTGAGAGTGGCATTGTTTATCTAGTTGACGACGCCGGTAATATTGCTTTGCACCCAGATATGTCGAAGCGTGGCGAAAAATTGAATGCAAGTGCATTTGTGAACAATCCCAGTGAACTAGAAGTGTCTGGCAATGATGTAACACGTCTTGCAGTGAAACTGAATTCCTTGGATTGGTATTTGGTTACAGAAGTCCCAACCGATGAGCTTTACGGTGCCATTAACACGGCTGTTTTAACTAACATACTCATTGCACTTGTTATCATAGCGCTAGGTTTGGTGGGAATGAGATTCTTGTCGAACAAGATATTTGCACCTATTGATACTATTACCGCCGCTGTTACTTCGCTAAACGAACGAGATGGCGACCTTACAGCTCGCTTGAATATCAATGAAGATAACGAGGTGGGCGCTTTATCCGCTCAAATAGATTTATTTTTAGAGAAGCTTCACGCCATGTTCCTCCAAGTTTCGGATAGTGCACAGCACGTTAAGGGCATAGCTGCACAAGTTTATGAACAAATAGAGCTTTCTCAAAGTTACTCTTCAAGACAAACTGACAGCACAAACTCGGTAGCCGCAGCTATTGAAGAGATGGACCTAACCGTACGTGAAATATCAAACAGTGCTCAGGGTGCATCTGAAGTAGCAAATACGACCGAAGAAAATGTCAGTGCTAGTGCTAACACGATAGACAAGGCTATGCAAAACATGAGTGAGCTTAGCGGTGTTATGACAAAGTCGGTAAACTCAGTTAACGAGCTCTCTAGCAGTATTAATTCTATTTCGTCTATTTTGGATGAGATCAGAGGCATTTCTGAGCAGACTAATCTACTTGCGTTAAATGCAGCGATTGAAGCGGCTAGGGCAGGAGAGCAGGGGCGAGGCTTTGCCGTAGTAGCCGACGAGGTTAGAAACCTTGCAAGTAGAACAAACGAGTCTACGACAGAAATCAGCCAGCTTATGGATGAACTAAATAAGCGCACGTCAGACACAGTAGCGGATATTCTGCGGGGTAACGAAAGTACGCAAGCCACGTCTGAGTTCTTATCCACGTGCGTGCAGGCGCTGTCTAATATATCGGCAGAGGTGAGTAAGCTAACCGAAGCCAATACCCATGTAGCCTCAGCAACACGGGAGCAATCTGCGGCTACCGGCGAGATCAGCGAAAATATTTCCGTCATTTCGCAAACGGCAGAAGAAACCTCTCGCAGTATGGAAAGAAGCTATAGCTTGGTAAATGAGCTAGATGATGAGGCGAAAGCGCTGGATAAAACTATCAGTAGATTTACGCTTTAA